The Rhodamnia argentea isolate NSW1041297 chromosome 10, ASM2092103v1, whole genome shotgun sequence sequence TACTTTTGGATAGAGAGAGTGAATTGGCCAATGGTTTCTCTTTGACCTACTTAGCACGTTTGGCCTGTTGGGAATGTCTACCAAAACCTTGAGGAGTCAAAATACACAGACAGGTAAAAGGGGAAaacgcacagagagagagagagacatcataagaaaatttccaatatgtaCAGGGCAAAATCATTCAACTATCTGATGCAGTCAAAGATTCATCACCAGGAAAAAGTTGATGCCCTTCAAGGAAAAAGAGCTAAGAAGGCACATTGGTATTTTGGctcagaaaagttgcatttgcGAGTGACAAGCTCCAGCTAATTGCCAATATCTGGGGATCCATGTCTGCGACTCCGGAAGTTACGTATGCCTCCAAGTTTTCGCTCGAATGAGCTATCGCCGGTCAAGCTTTATGAATGCATTTTTTTTCGAGTAAAATGCAAAGTTTGTCGTATTTTTTATCCTCGTCGAATGGTCGCCTGTGTAATGCTCCAATGGCAATGGAACCTACTCAATTCTCCCAGTAGAATATAGGGTGCCGTTGCCGCTATATCAATATAGGACAGGTATCTAATCTCTTTCGCCTCACGTTTAGACCTCTTGCCAGGAGCATTAACATCACCATGAATTCTGTTACGGGACAAACTGTCAAAGAGCATATCGAACGATGTATCCGCAGGCCGGACTAAGTTCATGAACAAAGATTCCAATCAGAATATAGAACTGAAGCATCATCCTACAACCTGTAAATAACAACCACAACTCCAGTGTACTATGTTTAATAGCAAAATCTTCTTGAAGGAGCACATCTTCTTCCATGGGTACCTCTCTTAGGAAACCATGCTGTGGACTGTCATTTCCCAAGAACTCTAGGATCCTTTTGTGCATACGCTGCACCTCTTGCCACGGCAAGACAGTTCAATCCAGAGATCTCACATGAAATTGGTGTTAAGAGGATCCGCCACTGGACCAAAGCCCGCCGATAAGTTGTTCAGCAACGGGACAagttagcttacgagaaatgtCAGCAACATGCTCACTGACTGATGCCCCAAATTAGGGATTCACGGACAGCAAAATATGTGAAAGCCTTTCTGGGTCATTAACTAGTAGCTGTACCGCTGACCTTGCAGTCAGGTGAAAGAGTAACAAAACTTAGGTGTATGGCACGACCGATTAAGCAGAAAACATCTCTACTAAATTATGCACAAACGATAAACAGAAAACATCTCGAATAAATTATGCACAAAGTACAAAATGTATTTAACTCCACAAACATCATAACAAGTACAGTATCATGAAAGAGCATAAAAGGATGTAGAGAAGCATGCATGCCAACCAGAATCTAGAGTTACATCATTCTTTTAACCTGCAGATGACAATTGCAGTGTGTGCAAACAGTCTTCTCAGCCAAGTAAAGAAGGGAGAATTCGGAACCTCCCGGTTAGGCGTATACAGTGACAGTACACCGAAAGAATATAAAGAATCTGCAGCCACTACATAAATTAGGTCCTCATCCTGCTATCGCTGCGTCAACTTGAAAAGAACTGCTGCTAGAAGGGCTGAGTAGACTATGTTCGAAAATGATTGGCTTCCACTGCTTGTGGGATAAAAAGAAGGAAGCGCGCACTCCTCTCCATTAAAGAAAACCTTAGTAGGAAAGCCATCTCCTCCCGGAACATTTATCCCAgcaatatttttcttggtaaatgAGACCACAGACTGTTGTTTCCCGGGGACCCTAGGGTCCTTCTGTGGATTAGCTCCATCAGTTTCTGCTACAAGATAGTTTAATCCCGGGCGTCCTTGCATGAGGATGGTATTATTAGCGCCATTTATCTCCAACATGGTCGCATTCAACGAGTACATCTTTTCAAACCCAGGAGCAGCCTTATCCATTTGCACCGCAGCGAACCAATCAGGAAACGAGGTCTCGTCCCAGTTGAAGATCGTGACCCTCGCACTCCAACCACGGGTGTAGTCAGTGTATAAATGCCAATTGATGCTGACCCCGCAGTTATCACCACAAGGAAGTGGATTGGGCACTGTACGATGCTTCAGTTCTGCCCAAGCAAGTGCCAATGCTGTACGATTCTCGAAAGGAACAAGAAGTGCCTCTGACGGAAGAAGAATGGCTGGATCTGTGGTGCTACATGTTTGGCTGGTGCTGGTAGGGCACCCGCATGCGCAAGTCCGGCACGGGACAATCGACTCATTGTAGTATGAAGAGAAAGACACGCAACATTTAGGGCTCGACCCCTTGGTTTGAGTGATATTGCACACCACCTGCCAGCTGGCAACTGCAGTAGAGTTGGAGGGTAAGCCACTAGGGTCTGGGAACTGGCTTGGGCTCACTCGAATGGGTGGACCACACTGGTAGTCGGGATTCAGCGTGCCGTTGATCTGCCAATTCTGCGGAGGTGAGAGCGCCGATCTGTTGAGATCTGGTGGCATTTTGTAGACCTGCATCTGAAACACTGACGTCGACTTGCTTGGGTCCATTGACGGTGGCAAGATGGTGCCGTTTCTACAACAATTAGGAATCAAACCTAAAGTGCTGTCATTGGCCTTGGTTGGAGGCAAATCAATTATGGTCGGCCGCTTCTCACAATTCAATACAGTTGAGAAATCCATTTCCTTGTAGTACGTGCCCTGGGTGCCAAATATGCAGTCACTAGAATCGACAACATATGGATAAGCCCCTTTCATCGTGTAGATGAACTCCTCCCTCATCCAATCCCAGCTCAATTTCCAGTTATCAAGACGACCAAGAGGGTTGTGGTTGGCAATGGTGACCTGTGCCCAGTAGGACGAGTCATATGTTCTGATAACATCGTACATGATCGTCAGATCGCCATTTTTACGGGAAAGAAAATCATCGCCAACAGTGATGTTGGCCTTGAAGTTGGTGTCTTTGGTGCAGCACACTTGCATCTCACTCTTGCCTGCAACAACCACATCCGAGAATTAAAACCTTCGCTTAACATTAAGGGTGAACTGCATACTCGCAAACGATCGACAGCAATAACATCCCATATAATTACCCATTATCGCACCAGTAAAAACCGCTTCCATTCACCAAGTAATCATTGAAAATGGGGGGAGATTGGTTTCTTAAGTCTCGATTATTAGAGAAGGCTCTGTTAACAGAGCTATCTCTTAAAAGCACAGAAACCCCACAATATGACCTCTTACTACTGAAGACATCTCCCTTCTGCATCGTTGAATCAAACAAGTTGAAAATTGTAATATAtacaaagaaaatcaaagatgaatttttcttcttcagatGAACTATTGCATAATCAAAGTGGCATCAGTCCTTTTCCACATGATCTCAAGTAAACGATGATCACCATCATATGAGTACCGTCATATCCAATATAGTTTCCCCAAAAATTCAGGACAGAGACAGCACAAAACCACATCGAACCTCAAAGAACAAGATCCATATCATTTTCCCACTAAAGTGTTCAAGAAACCTTAGTACCAACCAATCCATCGCACTCAAAACCACTGATCCTTCACTTAGCCCCCAACATCAAAAGTTCCATTTGATAAACTTTCACCCGGTCAGAGATCAATTATAGtcattaagaataaaaaaagtaagaaatcaCATCAGGCTCGAAACAGAGCGACGAGC is a genomic window containing:
- the LOC115739289 gene encoding COBRA-like protein 7; the protein is MPTLLSILLILTAVPFSSSQTDVAPSPASDACNGVFLSYSYTGGSQLPPVNATHQAYRFESTLTVLNNGADELKSWMVFVGFQHDELLVSASNAILADGSSLPAGVGNGTVFAGYPATDLKTAIETAGDVTQMQVQVTLVGTQFGVKSPDVPMPTNISLANDGFVCPKPTLQGKSEMQVCCTKDTNFKANITVGDDFLSRKNGDLTIMYDVIRTYDSSYWAQVTIANHNPLGRLDNWKLSWDWMREEFIYTMKGAYPYVVDSSDCIFGTQGTYYKEMDFSTVLNCEKRPTIIDLPPTKANDSTLGLIPNCCRNGTILPPSMDPSKSTSVFQMQVYKMPPDLNRSALSPPQNWQINGTLNPDYQCGPPIRVSPSQFPDPSGLPSNSTAVASWQVVCNITQTKGSSPKCCVSFSSYYNESIVPCRTCACGCPTSTSQTCSTTDPAILLPSEALLVPFENRTALALAWAELKHRTVPNPLPCGDNCGVSINWHLYTDYTRGWSARVTIFNWDETSFPDWFAAVQMDKAAPGFEKMYSLNATMLEINGANNTILMQGRPGLNYLVAETDGANPQKDPRVPGKQQSVVSFTKKNIAGINVPGGDGFPTKVFFNGEECALPSFYPTSSGSQSFSNIVYSALLAAVLFKLTQR